In one window of Caballeronia sp. TF1N1 DNA:
- the rpsB gene encoding 30S ribosomal protein S2 has translation MAVTMRQMLEAGVHFGHQTRFWNPKMAPFIFGHRNKIHIINLEKTLPLYNDALKYVRQLAANRGTILFVGTKRQSRDTIAQEAARSGMPFVNARWLGGMLTNFKTLKVSIKRLKDMEASVESGETERMSKKEALLFEREMQKLQKSIGGVKDMGGIPDAIFVIDVGYHKIAVTEAKKLGIPVIAVVDTNHSPEGIDYVIPGNDDASKAVALYAEGVADAILEGRANAVNDVVQAVREGDGDEFVEVNAEA, from the coding sequence ATGGCAGTCACGATGCGTCAAATGCTGGAAGCCGGTGTCCACTTCGGTCACCAAACGCGCTTCTGGAACCCCAAGATGGCCCCGTTCATCTTCGGTCATCGCAACAAGATTCACATCATCAACCTCGAAAAGACGCTGCCGCTCTACAACGACGCGCTGAAGTACGTGCGCCAGTTGGCAGCGAACCGCGGCACGATCCTGTTCGTGGGCACGAAGCGTCAATCTCGCGACACCATCGCTCAGGAAGCCGCCCGCTCGGGTATGCCTTTCGTCAACGCCCGCTGGCTCGGCGGCATGCTGACCAACTTCAAGACCTTGAAGGTTTCGATCAAGCGCCTGAAGGACATGGAGGCATCCGTCGAATCGGGTGAAACCGAGCGCATGAGCAAGAAGGAAGCGCTTCTGTTCGAACGCGAAATGCAGAAGTTGCAGAAGTCGATCGGCGGCGTGAAGGACATGGGCGGCATTCCGGACGCGATCTTCGTGATCGACGTCGGCTACCACAAGATTGCCGTGACCGAAGCCAAGAAGCTTGGTATTCCGGTCATCGCCGTGGTCGACACGAACCACTCGCCGGAAGGCATCGACTACGTCATTCCGGGTAACGACGACGCCAGCAAGGCCGTCGCGCTGTACGCCGAAGGCGTGGCCGACGCGATCCTCGAAGGCCGTGCGAACGCGGTGAACGACGTGGTCCAGGCTGTCCGTGAAGGCGACGGCGACGAGTTCGTCGAGGTCAACGCAGAGGCGTAA
- the frr gene encoding ribosome recycling factor translates to MSVADIKKGVDQKMTRSIEAFKADLAKIRTGRAHTGLLDHIQVDYYGSNVPISQVANMTLVDARTIGVQPWEKKMVGVVEKAIRESDLGLNPATQGDLIRVPMPALTEERRRELTKVVKSEGESAKIAVRNLRRDANEQLKKLVKDKEISEDDERRASDDVQKFTDKFVAEIDKLVQTKEAEIMTV, encoded by the coding sequence ATGAGTGTGGCTGACATTAAAAAAGGCGTCGACCAGAAGATGACGCGGTCGATCGAAGCGTTCAAGGCCGATCTCGCGAAGATCCGCACGGGCCGCGCCCACACGGGTCTGCTCGATCACATCCAGGTCGACTACTACGGCTCGAATGTGCCCATCTCCCAAGTGGCGAACATGACGCTCGTCGACGCCCGCACGATCGGCGTGCAGCCGTGGGAAAAGAAGATGGTCGGCGTCGTCGAAAAGGCGATCCGCGAGTCGGACCTCGGTCTGAACCCGGCAACGCAGGGCGATTTGATCCGCGTGCCAATGCCCGCGCTCACCGAGGAGCGCCGCCGCGAGCTGACCAAGGTCGTGAAGAGCGAAGGCGAATCGGCGAAGATCGCCGTTCGTAACCTGCGCCGCGACGCGAACGAGCAACTGAAGAAGCTCGTGAAGGACAAAGAGATTTCGGAAGACGACGAGCGCCGCGCAAGCGACGACGTGCAGAAATTTACCGACAAGTTCGTCGCCGAAATCGACAAGCTCGTCCAGACCAAAGAAGCCGAAATCATGACGGTGTGA
- the bamA gene encoding outer membrane protein assembly factor BamA — translation MFKPHRFVPKTAVAAALAATGITAHAVTPFVVQDIRIEGLQRIEPGSVFAYLPIKQGDTFTDDKASEAIRALYATGFFNDVQIATEGNVVVVQVQERPAISSIDFAGLHEFDKDTITKALRSVGLSQGRSYDKALLDKAEQELKRQYLTRGYYAAEVTTTVTPVDRNRVTILFSVAEGPSAKIRQINFVGNKAVSSSTLLGEMQLSTPNWFSWYTKSDLYAKEKLTGDLENVRSYYLNHGYLEFSIDSTQVSISPDKKDMYLTVALHEGEPYKVSSVKLSGNLLSRDAELSKLIKIKPGELFSAEKLQSSTKAVVDKLGEYGYAFAQVNAQPEIDQAHHTVALTLQVDPSRRVYVRRVNIDGNTRTRDEVVRREMRQLESSWFDSSRLALSKDRINRLGYFTDVDVTTTPVEGTNDQVDVDVKVAEKPTGAITLGAGFSSTDKVVLSAGVSQDNVFGSGTSLSVNVNTAKTYRTLTVTQVDPYFTIDGIKRITDAYYRTYQPLYYSTDSSFKIVTMGADTKFGIPFSEQDTVFFGVGAEQNTMDVDSATPQSYINYVNEFGRVVNNYPLTVGWSRDNRDSALVPSRGYYLQSNAEYGTPIGNTTYAKFDAQFQYYYSFARGFVLGFNLQGGYGKGLDGQTYPIFKNYYAGGIGSVRGYSPSSLGPRDAKTGDPIGGSRMAVGNIELTFPLPGTGYDRTLRVFTFLDAGNVWGDPNQGGTSAGANGLRYGYGVGLAWISPIGPLKLSLGFPLQKHEGDQYQKFQFQIGTAF, via the coding sequence TTGTTCAAACCTCATCGCTTTGTTCCTAAGACGGCTGTAGCCGCGGCGCTTGCCGCAACGGGTATCACGGCACACGCCGTTACGCCGTTCGTCGTGCAGGATATTCGGATCGAAGGTCTTCAGCGCATCGAACCGGGTTCCGTGTTCGCCTATCTGCCGATCAAGCAAGGCGACACGTTCACCGACGACAAGGCCTCCGAAGCGATTCGCGCCCTCTATGCAACGGGCTTCTTCAACGACGTTCAAATCGCAACCGAAGGCAATGTCGTGGTCGTGCAGGTGCAAGAACGGCCGGCCATTTCGAGCATCGATTTCGCGGGTCTGCACGAGTTCGACAAGGACACCATCACCAAGGCGCTGCGCTCGGTCGGCCTGTCGCAAGGCCGCTCCTACGACAAGGCGCTGCTCGACAAGGCCGAACAGGAACTGAAACGTCAGTACCTGACGCGCGGCTACTACGCGGCCGAAGTCACCACCACCGTCACGCCGGTCGACCGTAATCGCGTCACCATTCTGTTCTCGGTGGCCGAAGGTCCGAGCGCGAAGATTCGCCAGATCAACTTCGTCGGCAACAAGGCCGTGAGTTCGAGCACGCTGCTCGGCGAAATGCAGCTCTCCACGCCGAACTGGTTCTCCTGGTACACGAAGAGCGATCTCTACGCGAAAGAAAAGCTCACGGGCGACCTCGAAAATGTCCGCTCGTACTATCTGAATCACGGTTACCTCGAGTTCAGCATCGACTCCACGCAGGTGTCGATCTCGCCGGACAAGAAGGACATGTACCTGACCGTCGCCTTGCATGAAGGCGAGCCGTACAAGGTCAGCAGCGTCAAGCTGTCGGGCAATCTGCTTAGTCGCGACGCCGAGTTGAGCAAGCTCATCAAGATCAAACCGGGCGAACTCTTTTCGGCCGAGAAGCTGCAGTCATCGACCAAGGCCGTCGTCGACAAGCTCGGTGAATACGGCTACGCGTTCGCACAGGTCAACGCGCAGCCGGAAATCGATCAGGCGCATCACACGGTGGCGCTCACGCTGCAAGTCGATCCGAGCCGCCGCGTGTATGTGCGCCGCGTGAATATCGACGGCAACACGCGTACGCGGGACGAAGTCGTGCGTCGCGAAATGCGTCAGCTGGAAAGCTCGTGGTTCGATTCGAGCCGCCTCGCGCTCTCGAAAGACCGCATCAACCGTCTCGGTTACTTCACGGATGTCGATGTCACCACCACGCCGGTGGAAGGCACCAACGACCAGGTAGACGTGGACGTGAAGGTCGCGGAAAAGCCGACCGGCGCCATCACGCTGGGTGCGGGTTTCTCGTCGACGGACAAGGTGGTGCTCTCCGCGGGCGTTTCGCAGGACAACGTGTTCGGCTCCGGCACGAGTCTCTCGGTGAACGTGAACACCGCGAAGACCTACCGTACCTTGACGGTCACGCAGGTCGATCCGTACTTCACCATCGACGGTATCAAGCGGATCACGGACGCCTACTACCGCACGTATCAGCCGCTCTACTACTCGACCGATTCGAGCTTCAAGATCGTGACGATGGGCGCGGACACCAAGTTCGGCATTCCGTTCTCCGAGCAGGACACGGTGTTCTTCGGCGTCGGCGCCGAGCAGAACACCATGGATGTCGACTCGGCCACGCCGCAGTCGTACATCAACTACGTGAACGAATTCGGTCGCGTGGTGAACAACTATCCGCTGACGGTTGGCTGGTCGCGCGACAATCGCGACAGCGCGCTCGTGCCGAGCCGCGGTTACTACCTGCAATCGAACGCAGAATACGGCACGCCTATCGGCAACACGACCTACGCCAAGTTCGACGCGCAGTTCCAGTATTACTACTCGTTCGCGCGCGGCTTCGTGCTCGGCTTCAACCTGCAAGGCGGTTACGGCAAGGGCCTCGACGGCCAGACGTACCCGATCTTTAAGAACTACTACGCGGGCGGTATCGGCTCGGTGCGCGGTTACTCGCCGAGCTCGCTGGGTCCGCGTGACGCGAAAACGGGAGACCCGATCGGCGGCTCGCGCATGGCGGTGGGTAATATCGAACTCACGTTCCCGCTGCCGGGAACGGGTTATGACCGCACGTTGCGCGTTTTCACCTTCCTCGACGCCGGCAACGTCTGGGGCGACCCGAATCAGGGCGGCACGAGCGCCGGCGCGAACGGCTTGCGGTATGGCTATGGTGTCGGTCTTGCATGGATCTCGCCAATCGGCCCGCTCAAGCTGAGCCTGGGCTTCCCGCTGCAGAAACATGAAGGCGACCAGTATCAGAAGTTCCAGTTCCAGATCGGCACGGCGTTCTAA
- a CDS encoding OmpH family outer membrane protein, with translation MALALALSMVLGLGAAASASAQEARIAAVNSDRILRESAAAKAAQSKLEQEFSKRDKALQDMAQRMKAMSDNMDKNGASLAPTDRAARQRDLAQLDADFQRKQREFREDLNQRRNEELAAVLDRANKVIKQIAEQQHYDLIVQEAVYVSPRIDITDQVLKALAASTQNGASGASGASSN, from the coding sequence ATGGCGCTGGCGCTTGCGTTGTCGATGGTTCTCGGCCTGGGTGCGGCTGCGAGCGCGAGCGCTCAGGAAGCGCGCATCGCCGCGGTCAACTCCGACCGCATCCTGCGCGAGTCGGCGGCGGCGAAGGCTGCGCAGTCGAAGCTCGAGCAGGAGTTCTCCAAGCGCGACAAGGCGCTGCAGGACATGGCGCAGCGCATGAAGGCCATGTCCGACAACATGGACAAGAATGGCGCCTCGCTCGCGCCAACCGACCGTGCCGCGCGCCAACGCGATCTGGCGCAGCTCGACGCCGACTTCCAGCGCAAGCAGCGCGAGTTTCGCGAAGACCTGAATCAGCGTCGTAACGAAGAACTCGCGGCGGTGCTGGATCGCGCGAACAAGGTCATCAAGCAGATCGCGGAACAGCAGCATTACGATCTGATCGTGCAGGAAGCGGTGTATGTGAGCCCGCGCATCGATATCACGGATCAGGTGCTGAAGGCGCTGGCTGCGAGCACGCAAAATGGTGCGAGCGGCGCGAGTGGCGCAAGCTCGAACTGA
- the rseP gene encoding RIP metalloprotease RseP — MNFLTEIVAFVVAIGVLVVVHEFGHYSVARMCGVKVLRFSVGFGKPLVSWVSKKTGVEWTIAALPLGGYVKMLDERESEESIAPEDLPRAFNRQPVAKRIAIVAAGPVANFILAIVLFAAVFAGGVSEPEAIVATPLANTAAARAGFEGGEKIVSMRDADNGGETHAIRSWSDLRWKILDASFDHRRIVLSAKTHEGTYDFPLSVGTISDADAEQDFMDKLGFTPGGGTLTVAGVEAGSAAQKSGLQAGDKLRAIDGHNVDNATSFIDYVKAHGAKAVTLTIERAGKQQTVQVTPDVKHDASSGKDIGRIGAALANQLPSVDVRYGPVESLRLGVNRTWDISMYSLRMFGRMITGEASLKNLSGPVTIADYAGKSARLGLAAFVSFLALVSISLGVLNLLPIPVLDGGHLLYYLVEAVTGKAVSDRWQLVLQRAGLVCIVALSMIALFNDLARLIRF; from the coding sequence ATGAACTTTCTGACCGAAATCGTCGCCTTCGTCGTTGCGATTGGCGTACTTGTCGTCGTCCACGAATTCGGTCACTACAGCGTCGCGCGCATGTGCGGCGTCAAGGTGCTGCGTTTTTCCGTGGGCTTCGGCAAGCCGCTCGTGAGCTGGGTCAGCAAGAAGACCGGCGTCGAGTGGACCATTGCCGCGTTGCCGCTCGGCGGTTACGTGAAGATGCTCGACGAGCGCGAAAGCGAAGAGAGCATCGCGCCCGAGGACCTGCCACGCGCCTTCAACCGGCAGCCGGTCGCCAAGCGCATTGCGATCGTCGCGGCGGGGCCTGTCGCGAACTTCATTCTTGCCATCGTGCTGTTCGCGGCGGTATTCGCGGGCGGCGTGTCGGAGCCCGAAGCAATCGTCGCGACGCCCCTGGCAAACACGGCAGCCGCGCGCGCGGGTTTCGAAGGCGGCGAAAAGATCGTTTCGATGCGTGACGCGGACAACGGCGGCGAAACGCACGCTATTCGCTCGTGGTCGGATCTGCGCTGGAAGATTCTCGATGCATCGTTCGATCATCGCCGCATCGTGCTTTCGGCGAAGACGCACGAAGGCACGTACGACTTTCCGCTGAGTGTCGGCACCATTTCGGATGCGGACGCCGAGCAGGACTTCATGGACAAGCTCGGCTTCACGCCGGGCGGTGGCACGCTTACGGTCGCGGGTGTGGAGGCGGGCAGCGCCGCGCAAAAGAGCGGTCTGCAGGCGGGCGACAAGCTGCGCGCAATAGACGGCCATAACGTCGATAACGCGACGAGCTTCATCGACTACGTGAAGGCGCACGGCGCGAAAGCGGTCACGCTCACGATCGAGCGTGCGGGCAAGCAGCAGACGGTGCAGGTGACGCCCGACGTCAAGCACGATGCGTCGAGCGGCAAGGATATCGGCCGTATAGGTGCTGCGCTCGCCAATCAGTTGCCTAGCGTCGACGTGCGTTACGGACCGGTGGAAAGTCTGCGTCTCGGCGTGAATCGCACGTGGGACATCAGCATGTATTCGCTGCGCATGTTCGGGCGGATGATCACCGGCGAGGCATCGCTCAAGAACCTTTCAGGACCGGTCACCATTGCGGACTATGCAGGAAAGAGCGCGCGTTTGGGTCTGGCGGCTTTCGTTTCCTTTCTCGCGCTCGTGAGTATCAGCCTCGGTGTGTTGAACTTGTTACCGATTCCGGTTTTGGACGGTGGGCATCTGTTATATTATTTGGTTGAAGCCGTTACCGGCAAGGCGGTGTCCGATCGCTGGCAGCTGGTTCTGCAACGGGCGGGGCTGGTGTGCATCGTCGCTTTGTCGATGATCGCGCTGTTCAATGACCTGGCTCGCCTGATCCGTTTCTGA
- the tsf gene encoding translation elongation factor Ts: protein MAAITASMVAELRAKTDAPMMECKKALTEADGDMARAEELLRVKLGNKASKAASRVTAEGIVTSYIDGGVGALVELNCETDFVAKNDDFLAFAKTIAELVAKNNPADVAALSALPLESSTVDAVRLALVGKIGENLSIRRFVRFESANKLASYLHGARIGVLVEFTGADEQVGKDVAMHVAAMKPVSLSSDEVPADLIAKERSIAEQKAAESGKPAEIVAKMVEGSVQKYLKEVSLLNQPFVKNDKQTIEQMLKAANASVQKFALFVVGEGIEKRQDDFAAEVAAQVAAAKQG, encoded by the coding sequence ATGGCGGCAATTACCGCAAGCATGGTGGCAGAACTGCGCGCGAAGACCGACGCGCCGATGATGGAATGCAAGAAGGCGCTGACGGAAGCCGACGGCGACATGGCGCGCGCCGAAGAGCTGCTGCGCGTGAAGCTCGGCAACAAGGCGAGCAAGGCGGCATCGCGCGTGACGGCTGAAGGCATCGTCACGTCGTATATCGACGGCGGCGTGGGCGCGCTCGTCGAACTGAACTGCGAAACCGACTTCGTTGCCAAGAACGACGACTTCCTGGCCTTCGCCAAGACGATCGCCGAACTCGTGGCCAAGAACAATCCGGCTGACGTGGCCGCGCTCTCCGCGCTGCCGCTCGAAAGTTCGACGGTCGACGCCGTGCGTCTCGCGCTCGTCGGCAAGATTGGTGAAAACCTGTCGATTCGCCGTTTCGTGCGCTTTGAATCCGCGAACAAGCTGGCCTCGTATCTGCACGGTGCGCGTATCGGCGTTCTGGTCGAGTTCACGGGCGCGGACGAGCAAGTCGGCAAGGACGTCGCCATGCACGTCGCGGCCATGAAGCCGGTCTCGCTGTCGTCGGACGAAGTGCCGGCCGACCTGATCGCGAAGGAACGCAGCATCGCCGAGCAAAAGGCCGCTGAATCGGGCAAGCCGGCTGAAATCGTCGCCAAGATGGTCGAAGGCAGCGTCCAGAAGTACCTGAAGGAAGTGTCGCTCCTGAACCAGCCGTTCGTGAAGAACGACAAGCAGACGATCGAACAGATGCTGAAGGCTGCTAACGCGTCGGTGCAGAAGTTCGCGCTGTTCGTGGTCGGCGAGGGCATCGAGAAGCGTCAGGACGACTTCGCGGCGGAAGTGGCTGCGCAGGTTGCTGCCGCCAAGCAAGGCTGA
- a CDS encoding phosphatidate cytidylyltransferase, whose product MLRTRVITAIVLLAVLVPVTLFAPIGVFGALIGFVVVFAAWEWGRLLKLNGAGPVAYALIAGLALIFSTFLGVAPKALFEMAAIFWVLAGPYALLRKPVLSAGAWRGFLLFAGIVVFVACWHAVVAARTVGVAFVLSLLLVVWLADVGAYFAGKALGRHKLAPSISPGKTWEGAIGGWVAVMVIGTIAAATAFEAPTVFSAFVEHLGWARALLALTVLVAFSVVGDLFESLLKRQAGVKDSSGLLPGHGGVLDRIDALLPVLPIALLMLG is encoded by the coding sequence ATGCTAAGAACCCGTGTCATCACGGCAATCGTCCTGCTTGCGGTCCTCGTGCCGGTCACGTTGTTCGCGCCAATCGGCGTATTCGGGGCGTTGATCGGTTTTGTCGTCGTCTTCGCCGCATGGGAATGGGGGCGGCTCCTCAAGCTCAACGGCGCGGGTCCGGTGGCCTACGCGCTCATTGCGGGACTTGCGCTCATTTTCAGCACGTTTCTCGGCGTCGCGCCCAAGGCGCTCTTCGAAATGGCCGCTATTTTCTGGGTGTTGGCCGGGCCGTATGCGCTTTTGCGCAAGCCCGTGCTTTCGGCGGGTGCGTGGCGCGGCTTCCTGCTTTTTGCCGGAATCGTCGTGTTCGTGGCCTGCTGGCACGCGGTGGTCGCGGCCCGCACCGTGGGCGTGGCTTTCGTGCTATCGCTTCTTCTAGTAGTCTGGCTGGCCGATGTGGGCGCATACTTCGCCGGCAAAGCCCTTGGCCGCCACAAGCTGGCCCCGTCCATCAGTCCGGGCAAGACCTGGGAAGGCGCGATCGGCGGCTGGGTCGCGGTGATGGTCATCGGCACGATTGCCGCCGCCACCGCGTTCGAGGCCCCGACCGTATTCAGCGCGTTCGTCGAACATCTAGGCTGGGCGCGCGCGCTCCTCGCGCTGACCGTGCTGGTTGCGTTCAGCGTGGTCGGCGACTTGTTCGAATCGCTCCTTAAGCGCCAGGCGGGCGTCAAGGATTCGAGCGGTTTGCTGCCGGGTCACGGCGGCGTACTCGACCGGATCGACGCGTTGCTGCCCGTACTGCCGATTGCATTGCTGATGCTCGGCTAG
- the pyrH gene encoding UMP kinase, with product MPTAYKRVLLKLSGEALMGDDAFGINRATIERMVADVAEVVRMGTQMAVVIGGGNIFRGVAGGAAGMDRATADYMGMLATMMNALALQDAMRHAGIEARVQSALRMDQVVEPYIRPRAIRQLEEGKVVIFAAGTGNPFFTTDTAAALRGAEVGAEVVLKATKVDGVYSADPKKDPSATRYSTISFDEAIGRNLQVMDATAFALCRDQKLPIRVFSITKPGALKRIVQGDDEGTLVHV from the coding sequence ATGCCCACAGCCTACAAACGCGTACTCCTCAAACTCTCCGGCGAAGCCCTCATGGGCGACGATGCCTTCGGCATCAATCGCGCAACAATCGAAAGGATGGTGGCGGATGTCGCTGAAGTAGTGCGGATGGGCACGCAAATGGCCGTCGTGATCGGCGGCGGCAACATCTTCCGTGGCGTGGCGGGCGGCGCGGCCGGCATGGACCGGGCGACGGCCGACTACATGGGCATGCTCGCGACCATGATGAACGCGCTGGCGCTGCAAGACGCCATGCGTCACGCCGGCATCGAAGCGCGCGTTCAGTCCGCGCTGCGCATGGACCAGGTGGTCGAGCCGTACATCCGCCCCCGCGCGATTCGCCAGCTCGAAGAAGGCAAGGTCGTGATCTTCGCGGCCGGCACGGGTAACCCGTTCTTCACGACCGACACCGCTGCCGCCTTGCGTGGCGCGGAAGTGGGCGCCGAAGTGGTGTTGAAAGCAACCAAGGTCGATGGCGTATACTCCGCCGACCCGAAGAAAGATCCGAGCGCCACGCGCTACAGCACGATCAGCTTCGACGAAGCGATCGGCCGCAATTTGCAAGTCATGGACGCCACGGCTTTTGCGCTGTGCCGCGACCAGAAGCTGCCGATCCGCGTGTTCTCGATCACGAAGCCGGGCGCGCTCAAGCGCATCGTGCAAGGCGACGACGAAGGTACGCTCGTCCACGTGTAA
- a CDS encoding 1-deoxy-D-xylulose-5-phosphate reductoisomerase: MQKRLTLLGSTGSIGDSTLDVVARHPDRFSVYALTAHRNGDKLVEQCLRFTPEVAVVGDAETAAHVAGALNAAGCKTEVTHGEAALVEVARASQCDTVVAAIVGAAGLAPTLAAARAGKRILLANKEALVMSGQIFMDAVRDNSAILLPVDSEHNAVFQCLPPCADSEAKLHGGVSKIILTASGGPFRTREPATLIDVTPDEACKHPNWAMGRKISVDSATMMNKGLEVIEAHWLFNLPGSRIEVLIHPQSVIHSMVSYADGSVLAQLGNPDMRTPIAHALAFPDRVDSGVAPLDLAQIATLSFEKPDFTRFPCLALAIGALEAGGLASAALNAANEIAVEAFLARRIGFMAIGDVVDRVLNSLPNGSAASLDDVLAADANARRLAHRFVAELTASAPGAESIAH, encoded by the coding sequence ATGCAAAAACGTCTTACATTGCTCGGCTCCACGGGCTCGATCGGCGACAGCACGCTCGACGTCGTGGCGCGGCACCCGGACCGTTTCTCGGTCTACGCGCTCACCGCGCATCGCAACGGCGACAAGCTCGTCGAACAGTGTCTGCGCTTCACGCCCGAAGTGGCCGTGGTCGGCGACGCGGAAACGGCCGCGCACGTGGCGGGCGCCCTGAACGCCGCGGGCTGCAAAACCGAGGTGACGCATGGCGAAGCCGCGCTAGTCGAGGTGGCGCGGGCGTCGCAATGCGACACGGTGGTCGCGGCCATCGTCGGCGCGGCGGGCCTTGCGCCTACGCTCGCGGCGGCGCGCGCGGGCAAGCGCATCCTGCTTGCCAACAAGGAAGCGCTCGTCATGTCCGGCCAGATTTTCATGGATGCGGTGCGTGACAACAGCGCCATCCTGCTGCCGGTGGACAGCGAACATAACGCCGTATTTCAGTGCCTGCCGCCCTGCGCGGACAGCGAGGCAAAGCTGCACGGCGGCGTATCGAAGATCATCCTGACCGCATCGGGCGGCCCGTTTCGCACGCGCGAGCCGGCAACACTCATCGACGTCACGCCGGACGAAGCCTGCAAGCACCCGAACTGGGCAATGGGCCGCAAGATTTCCGTCGATTCCGCGACCATGATGAACAAGGGCCTCGAAGTCATCGAGGCTCACTGGCTCTTCAATTTGCCCGGTTCGCGCATCGAGGTGCTGATTCATCCGCAAAGCGTGATCCATTCCATGGTCTCGTATGCGGATGGCTCCGTGCTCGCGCAACTCGGCAACCCGGACATGCGCACGCCGATCGCACATGCGCTGGCGTTTCCGGATCGCGTCGATTCGGGCGTCGCGCCGCTCGATCTCGCACAGATCGCCACGCTCAGTTTCGAGAAGCCGGACTTCACGCGCTTTCCGTGTCTCGCGCTCGCAATCGGCGCGCTGGAAGCGGGCGGTCTGGCAAGCGCGGCGCTGAATGCCGCAAACGAGATCGCGGTGGAAGCGTTCCTCGCGCGCCGCATCGGTTTCATGGCGATCGGCGATGTCGTCGATCGCGTGCTGAACTCCTTGCCAAACGGCAGCGCTGCATCGCTCGACGACGTCCTCGCCGCCGATGCGAACGCGCGCCGTCTGGCGCATCGGTTTGTCGCGGAACTCACCGCCAGCGCGCCAGGCGCCGAGTCCATCGCCCATTGA
- the uppS gene encoding polyprenyl diphosphate synthase has protein sequence MTYTSSTVRVPDVAAVPRHVAIIMDGNGRWATERRLPRVAGHTRGVDAVRATVESCARRGVEFVTLFAFSSENWRRPTEEVSFLMRLFVTALEREIGKLHANGIRLRVVGDTAMFDDRIRALIQRAETKTARNTRLTLTIAANYGGRWDIMQATKKLIAQSLEQGVPARVDDESFAEHLAMAYAPEPDLFIRTGGEQRISNFLLWQLAYTEFYFTDTYWPDFDAEALDRAIASYGERERRFGRTSAQVENQSQKADTLSC, from the coding sequence ATGACCTATACCAGCTCTACCGTTCGCGTGCCCGATGTCGCGGCTGTCCCGCGCCACGTCGCGATCATCATGGACGGCAACGGCCGTTGGGCGACCGAGCGGCGCCTGCCGCGCGTCGCCGGTCACACCCGCGGCGTCGATGCGGTGCGCGCCACCGTCGAAAGCTGCGCGCGGCGCGGCGTCGAATTCGTCACGCTGTTCGCGTTCAGTTCCGAAAACTGGCGCCGTCCGACCGAGGAAGTGTCGTTTCTCATGCGCCTGTTCGTGACCGCGCTCGAGCGCGAGATCGGCAAGCTGCACGCCAACGGCATTCGTCTGCGCGTGGTCGGCGACACCGCCATGTTCGACGACCGCATCCGCGCGCTCATTCAGCGTGCCGAGACCAAGACGGCGCGCAATACGCGTTTGACGCTCACCATCGCCGCCAATTACGGCGGGCGCTGGGACATCATGCAGGCGACGAAGAAGCTCATCGCGCAATCGCTCGAGCAAGGCGTGCCGGCGCGCGTGGACGACGAATCCTTCGCCGAGCATCTCGCCATGGCTTACGCGCCGGAGCCGGATCTCTTCATCCGTACGGGCGGCGAGCAGCGCATCAGCAATTTTCTGCTGTGGCAACTCGCCTACACCGAGTTCTATTTCACCGATACCTACTGGCCCGATTTCGACGCCGAAGCGCTGGATCGCGCCATCGCGTCGTATGGCGAGCGTGAACGCCGCTTCGGGCGCACCAGCGCACAAGTCGAAAACCAATCGCAGAAGGCCGACACCCTTTCATGCTAA